The Blastomonas sp. SL216 DNA window GACGCAACCGGCTGTTCCTCCGCGCGATTGCCGATACGAGCTTCAACGGGCCGACCCAGGCGGTGGTCGGGCAGTATCTGGGCACCGCGCGGCTCAACTATAACGCGCCCGATCCCGATCTGCGCCTGATCGACCTCAATCTGATCGAGGTGCGCCAGGGACCGCAAGGGACGCTTTATGGTGCGGGCACTTTGGGGGGTGTCATCCGGCTGCTGCCCAACATGCCCGATAGCCGCGAATGGCAGGCGGCGCAGTCCGCCTCGCTCGCCGCGACCTGGCATGGAGAGCCGTCCTTCGATGCCAGCGCGATGGTGAACATCCCGCTGATCGAGGGCAAGGCGGGGCTGCGTGCGGTGGTCTATGCCGGGCGCGACGGCGGCTATATCGACGACCGGCTGCGGCAGCGCGACGATATCAACCGGGTGCACACCACCGGCGGGCGGATCATCGGCCGGCTTGAACCGGGTAACGGCTGGACGATCGATCTGCTCGCCACCGCGCAGACCATCGACGGGCGCGACAGCCAATATGCCGACAGGCTGGGCGACCGGCTCGACCGCGCGAGCGCCTTTGCCCAGCCCTTTGCCAACAGGTTCCGGCTCGGCCAGGCATCGATCGGCAAGGAATGGGATGCGTTCGAGCTGCTGACCACCACCACGGTCACCGGGCTCGATCTGGACGAAACGTTCGACGCGACCGAAGCGGGGGGAAGCCCCAGCCTGTTCCGCCAGCGGGCCGAAACCCGGCTGATCGCCAACGAAACCCGGCTTTCGGGCATGACCGATGGCGGGCTGAACTGGCTGGTGGGGGGCCAGTTGCTTGACAACCGCTATCGCATCCGCCGCGCGCGCGGCGAACTGGCGCGGGTCTCGGCCATATCGGGGATCGAGAACCGGGTGGAAGAGGCAACGGCCTTTGCCGATCTGGCACTGCCCGTGACCCGGCGCCTCGTCCTGATGGCCGGCGGGCGGCTGACCCATGCGCGGCTCTCCGGCAAGGCGCTGGAGACGCCGCTGACGCTCGATGCGTTTAGGGTCGCCCCGCGCCGCAGCCAGACCGCCTTTCTGCCGAGCGCAGGGCTGCGCTATCGCTTTTCCGACGCCCTGTCCGGCCATGTCCGCTATCAGGAAGGCTTCCGCCCCGGCGGCATCAGCGTGCGCGACGACATGATCCGCCATTTCCTGCCCGACAATGTCGCCGCGATCGAGGCCGGGCTGGCGCTGGCGCAAGGCAATTTCAGCGCGGATGCGACGCTGTCCTTCACCCGCTGGCGC harbors:
- a CDS encoding TonB-dependent receptor produces the protein MHSRKCLLAAFCLLAAPTQALADAPARVDIAPGRLDSAIVTLGRQAGISIGITDRQLGAQRVRRLRGVMSAQEALRRLLDDSNARAVRLSARDWRIVRAAPSARPSGTPLRLAVAAPAEPVEAAPEIVVTGVRTSGDLLASREQGLIALDGSFAIDAHNRGSDALAERVPGLGSTQLGPGRNRLFLRAIADTSFNGPTQAVVGQYLGTARLNYNAPDPDLRLIDLNLIEVRQGPQGTLYGAGTLGGVIRLLPNMPDSREWQAAQSASLAATWHGEPSFDASAMVNIPLIEGKAGLRAVVYAGRDGGYIDDRLRQRDDINRVHTTGGRIIGRLEPGNGWTIDLLATAQTIDGRDSQYADRLGDRLDRASAFAQPFANRFRLGQASIGKEWDAFELLTTTTVTGLDLDETFDATEAGGSPSLFRQRAETRLIANETRLSGMTDGGLNWLVGGQLLDNRYRIRRARGELARVSAISGIENRVEEATAFADLALPVTRRLVLMAGGRLTHARLSGKALETPLTLDAFRVAPRRSQTAFLPSAGLRYRFSDALSGHVRYQEGFRPGGISVRDDMIRHFLPDNVAAIEAGLALAQGNFSADATLSFTRWRNIQADLIDADGLPATENIGDGRIVTLDANMAWQPLPGLTLEASGVWADSRLVTPSSRIFLLTLARNSAAGTAVPEGAVVVDSDDLPNVARWSGRLGASWKTETARGETLTLGGSLRYVGTSRLGIGPVLGVRQGDVLDTSLSVELARNGRSFWIRASNLLDSRGNRFAMGSPFTLAQGDQITPLRPRTIAIGADFSF